A single region of the Pararhodospirillum photometricum DSM 122 genome encodes:
- the rpsN gene encoding 30S ribosomal protein S14: protein MAKISAVQRNKKRERMATRDAAKRAALKKQIKDRALEPEDRFEAVLKLAQLPRNGAKVRIHNRCELSGRPHGVYRKFKLGRVMLRDLASQGQIPGMVKSSW from the coding sequence ATGGCAAAGATTTCCGCCGTTCAGCGCAATAAGAAGCGCGAACGCATGGCCACGCGCGATGCCGCCAAGCGGGCCGCGCTGAAGAAGCAGATCAAGGACCGCGCGTTGGAGCCCGAGGATCGCTTCGAAGCCGTCCTCAAGTTGGCCCAGTTGCCGCGTAATGGGGCCAAGGTGCGTATTCACAATCGTTGCGAGCTGTCGGGTCGTCCGCACGGCGTCTATCGCAAGTTCAAACTCGGTCGTGTCATGCTGCGCGATCTGGCCTCCCAGGGTCAGATTCCCGGCATGGTGAAGTCGAGCTGGTAA
- the rpsH gene encoding 30S ribosomal protein S8 yields MALSDPLGDMLTRIRNGQRARKSSVATPASTLRAGVLDVLVREGYIRGYEKIDIRTGVSELRVELKYHEGEPVIREIARVSTPGRRVYSKIKDLPKVYNGLGISILSTPRGVMSDHEARQANVGGEVLCRVF; encoded by the coding sequence ATGGCGTTGTCTGATCCCCTGGGCGATATGCTGACCCGCATCCGTAACGGTCAGCGGGCTCGCAAGTCGAGCGTTGCCACGCCGGCGTCCACGCTGCGCGCGGGCGTTCTGGATGTGCTGGTGCGCGAAGGCTACATCCGTGGCTATGAAAAGATCGATATCCGCACCGGCGTGTCCGAGCTGCGGGTCGAGTTGAAGTACCACGAAGGAGAGCCGGTGATCCGCGAGATCGCCCGCGTTTCCACGCCGGGCCGGCGCGTGTACTCCAAGATCAAGGATCTGCCGAAGGTCTATAACGGCCTGGGTATTTCCATTTTGTCCACCCCGCGCGGGGTGATGAGCGACCACGAGGCTCGGCAGGCCAACGTGGGCGGCGAAGTCCTCTGCCGCGTGTTCTAA
- the rplF gene encoding 50S ribosomal protein L6: MSRVGKYPVAVPQGVTVTVNDNVVVAKGKLGELRYEAAEEVVTSLEENQIWVKPRGETKTARMQWGTTRARINNMIIGVTAGFTRKLEMVGVGYKAAVQGSVLKLSLGYSHDIEYPIPADLKIVAPTPTSIEISGMDKQRVGQVASEIRGFRPPEPYKGKGVKYTGEWILRKEGKKK, from the coding sequence ATGTCACGTGTTGGGAAGTATCCCGTCGCGGTTCCCCAGGGCGTCACGGTCACCGTCAACGACAATGTCGTGGTGGCGAAAGGCAAGCTGGGCGAGTTGCGCTACGAAGCCGCCGAGGAGGTTGTTACCTCTCTCGAAGAAAATCAGATCTGGGTCAAGCCCCGGGGCGAGACCAAGACTGCGCGCATGCAGTGGGGCACCACCCGCGCGCGCATCAACAACATGATCATCGGCGTCACCGCCGGGTTCACGCGCAAGCTGGAGATGGTGGGCGTCGGCTACAAGGCCGCCGTTCAGGGATCCGTGCTGAAGCTGTCGCTGGGGTATTCCCACGACATCGAGTACCCCATCCCGGCCGACCTTAAGATTGTTGCTCCGACTCCGACTTCGATCGAGATTTCGGGCATGGACAAGCAGCGGGTTGGTCAGGTCGCCTCGGAGATTCGCGGGTTCCGTCCGCCCGAGCCCTACAAGGGCAAGGGTGTGAAGTACACCGGCGAGTGGATTCTCCGCAAGGAAGGCAAGAAGAAGTAG
- the rplR gene encoding 50S ribosomal protein L18 produces the protein MQSAKELFQRRRSRARYQIRVKSAGRPRLSVFRSNKHMYAQIIDDAQGVTLAAASTLDKDLRGSVAKGGDKAAAAEVGKLIAQRAQAAGVTAVVFDRGGYKYHGRVQALADAAREAGLSF, from the coding sequence ATGCAGTCCGCAAAGGAACTGTTCCAGCGCCGCCGGTCGCGCGCGCGCTATCAGATCCGGGTGAAGAGCGCCGGGCGTCCCCGTCTTTCGGTGTTCCGCTCGAACAAGCATATGTACGCCCAGATCATCGACGACGCCCAGGGTGTGACCCTGGCGGCGGCCTCGACCCTCGACAAGGACCTTCGCGGGTCCGTGGCCAAGGGGGGCGACAAGGCGGCAGCGGCCGAAGTCGGCAAGCTGATCGCCCAGCGCGCGCAAGCCGCCGGAGTCACAGCCGTGGTTTTCGACCGCGGGGGCTACAAGTATCATGGGCGCGTGCAGGCGCTGGCGGATGCCGCCCGCGAGGCCGGGCTTTCGTTCTAG
- the rpsE gene encoding 30S ribosomal protein S5 codes for MARTPSNERRQRGNQEERGNRAPREERDDEFQDKLVHINRVAKVVKGGRRFAFAALVVVGDGKGRVGYGTGKAREVPEAIRKATDQAKRTMIKVPLREGRTLHHDIDGHFGAGRVTLRSAPSGTGIISGGPMRAVFETMGVQDVVGKCTGTTNPYNMIKATFDALANSQAPRQVAARRGKKVADIVGRRDGAAAVAVSE; via the coding sequence ATGGCACGCACACCCAGCAACGAACGCCGCCAGCGCGGCAATCAGGAAGAGCGCGGCAACCGGGCCCCGCGCGAGGAGCGCGACGACGAGTTCCAAGACAAGCTCGTCCACATCAACCGCGTCGCTAAAGTGGTCAAGGGCGGCCGTCGCTTCGCCTTCGCCGCTTTGGTGGTGGTGGGCGATGGCAAGGGGCGCGTCGGTTACGGCACGGGCAAGGCCCGCGAAGTGCCCGAGGCGATTCGCAAGGCCACTGATCAGGCCAAGCGCACCATGATTAAGGTGCCGCTGCGCGAAGGTCGCACGCTGCATCATGACATCGACGGGCACTTCGGCGCCGGTCGGGTCACGCTGCGCTCGGCGCCGTCGGGCACCGGCATCATCTCGGGCGGCCCGATGCGCGCCGTTTTCGAGACGATGGGCGTTCAGGACGTGGTCGGCAAATGCACCGGCACGACCAACCCCTACAACATGATCAAGGCGACCTTCGACGCCCTGGCCAACAGCCAGGCGCCGCGCCAGGTGGCGGCGCGCCGTGGCAAAAAGGTGGCCGACATCGTTGGTCGTCGTGACGGCGCCGCCGCCGTCGCGGTCAGCGAGTGA
- the rpmD gene encoding 50S ribosomal protein L30 — MTSEKKTVKVTQIGSPIGRRSDQRATLVGLGLNKMHRTRDLEDTPAVRGMIAKVAHLVRVEEA, encoded by the coding sequence ATGACCAGCGAAAAGAAGACCGTTAAGGTCACGCAGATCGGCAGCCCCATCGGCCGCCGTTCTGATCAACGGGCCACTCTGGTGGGCCTGGGTCTTAACAAGATGCACCGCACCCGCGACCTTGAAGATACCCCCGCCGTGCGGGGCATGATCGCCAAGGTCGCGCACCTGGTCCGCGTCGAGGAAGCCTGA
- the rplO gene encoding 50S ribosomal protein L15, which translates to MKLNELRDNPGATKARIRVGRGIGSGKGKTAGRGVKGQKSRTGVSINGFEGGQMPLYRRLPKRGFNNPSRQSFAVINVGRLQEAVEAGRLDAAAPVTAETLVKAGVLRRALDGVRLLGKGELNVALTIEVAGASATAREAVEKAGGTLKVHGGAEATDA; encoded by the coding sequence ATGAAATTGAATGAACTGCGCGACAACCCGGGCGCCACCAAGGCCCGGATTCGCGTCGGTCGCGGTATCGGCTCTGGCAAGGGCAAGACCGCCGGCCGAGGCGTCAAGGGTCAGAAGTCGCGGACCGGTGTGTCCATCAACGGGTTCGAAGGCGGCCAGATGCCGTTGTATCGGCGTCTGCCCAAGCGCGGGTTTAACAACCCGAGCCGGCAGTCCTTCGCCGTGATCAACGTCGGCCGCTTGCAAGAGGCCGTTGAAGCCGGTCGTCTTGATGCCGCGGCGCCGGTGACGGCCGAGACCTTGGTCAAGGCCGGCGTGCTGCGCCGCGCTCTTGACGGCGTGCGGCTCCTCGGCAAGGGTGAGCTGAACGTTGCGTTGACCATCGAAGTGGCCGGGGCTTCGGCCACGGCCCGCGAGGCGGTGGAAAAGGCCGGCGGCACGCTGAAGGTCCATGGTGGGGCCGAGGCGACCGACGCCTAA
- the secY gene encoding preprotein translocase subunit SecY: MASAAEQLAANMNFGVFAKATELKKRLWFTLGALIVYRIGTYIPLPGIDSQAMADIFARQGGGILGMFDMFAGGALSRMTIFAINIMPYISASIIMQLMTSLSPSLEALKKEGESGRKRINQYTRYLTVLITLLQAYGIAIGLESMTSSTGPAVSDPGWFFRFTTVVTLLGGTLFLMWLGEQITARGVGNGISLIIFTGIVAQLPVALASTLELGRTGVLSPAVILGILVMAVVVVAFIVFMERAQRRILIQYPKRQQGNRVFGGESSHLPLKINTPGVIPPIFASSLLLLPMTVAQFSAGQGPEWLGMITTWLGHGQPLYMVLYALLIAFFAFFYTAVVFNPEDTADNLKKYGGFIPGIRPGKNTAQYLDYVLTRLTAVGALYLILISILPEFLIAHAGVPFYFGGTSLLIVVTVTMDTVAQIQSHLLAHQYEGLIKKAKLKGKRG, translated from the coding sequence ATGGCGTCCGCCGCCGAACAACTCGCCGCCAATATGAACTTTGGCGTCTTTGCCAAAGCGACCGAATTGAAGAAGCGCCTGTGGTTCACCCTGGGCGCCCTCATTGTTTATCGCATAGGGACGTACATTCCCTTGCCGGGGATTGATTCCCAGGCCATGGCCGATATCTTCGCCCGTCAGGGCGGCGGTATTTTGGGCATGTTTGACATGTTCGCCGGTGGCGCACTGTCGCGCATGACCATTTTTGCCATCAACATCATGCCCTACATCTCCGCGTCCATCATCATGCAGTTGATGACCTCGCTCAGTCCGAGCCTGGAAGCGTTGAAGAAGGAGGGCGAGTCCGGCCGCAAGCGGATCAACCAGTATACCCGCTATCTCACCGTTCTGATCACGTTGTTGCAGGCTTATGGCATTGCCATCGGCCTCGAAAGCATGACCAGTTCGACGGGACCGGCGGTGTCGGATCCCGGATGGTTCTTCCGCTTTACGACCGTGGTCACCCTGCTGGGCGGAACCTTGTTCCTGATGTGGCTGGGCGAACAGATCACGGCCCGCGGTGTGGGGAATGGCATTTCGCTGATTATTTTTACGGGCATCGTGGCGCAGCTTCCGGTGGCTCTGGCGAGCACCCTTGAGCTGGGACGCACCGGCGTGCTCAGTCCGGCGGTGATCTTGGGCATCTTGGTGATGGCCGTGGTCGTGGTCGCCTTTATTGTGTTCATGGAGCGGGCCCAGCGCCGCATTTTGATCCAGTATCCCAAGCGACAGCAAGGGAACCGGGTTTTTGGCGGCGAGAGCAGCCATTTGCCGTTGAAGATCAATACGCCGGGCGTTATTCCGCCGATTTTTGCCAGTTCCTTGTTGTTGTTGCCCATGACCGTGGCTCAGTTCTCGGCAGGGCAGGGGCCCGAGTGGTTGGGGATGATTACCACGTGGCTCGGCCATGGCCAGCCGCTGTACATGGTTCTCTACGCCCTGCTCATCGCCTTCTTTGCGTTTTTCTATACGGCGGTCGTGTTCAATCCCGAGGACACGGCGGACAACTTGAAAAAATACGGCGGGTTTATTCCGGGCATTCGGCCCGGCAAGAACACCGCGCAGTACCTGGACTATGTGCTCACCCGGTTGACGGCGGTGGGTGCCCTGTACCTGATCTTGATTTCCATCCTGCCTGAATTCCTGATCGCTCACGCAGGGGTGCCTTTCTACTTCGGCGGCACCAGCTTGTTGATCGTGGTCACAGTGACCATGGACACGGTGGCGCAGATTCAGTCGCATCTTCTGGCCCATCAGTATGAGGGCCTCATCAAGAAGGCCAAGTTGAAAGGCAAACGCGGATGA
- a CDS encoding adenylate kinase has protein sequence MTGKRIVIFMGPPGSGKGTQAARLESKYALKQLSTGDMLRAAVTAGTELGVKAKSIMDAGALVPDEVMVGMISERIDQPDCAKGFILDGFPRTVPQAEALDAMLAAKGVAISAVIELRVEDRILFDRITKRVAEAGANVRADDNADTLRKRLEVYHQQTAPILPYYGTKGLLSVVDGTLPMDAVTRELEGILEER, from the coding sequence ATGACGGGGAAACGGATCGTTATTTTCATGGGCCCGCCGGGCAGCGGCAAGGGAACCCAGGCGGCTCGTCTGGAGAGCAAGTATGCGCTGAAGCAGCTGTCCACGGGCGATATGCTGCGGGCCGCCGTGACGGCTGGCACCGAGTTGGGGGTGAAGGCCAAGAGCATCATGGATGCCGGGGCCCTGGTTCCCGATGAGGTGATGGTCGGCATGATCAGTGAGCGGATCGACCAGCCGGACTGCGCCAAGGGGTTCATTCTCGACGGGTTCCCGCGCACTGTCCCCCAGGCCGAGGCTCTGGATGCCATGTTGGCCGCCAAAGGGGTGGCGATCTCGGCCGTCATCGAGTTGCGGGTCGAGGATCGTATTCTGTTTGACCGCATCACCAAGCGGGTCGCTGAGGCCGGGGCCAACGTTCGTGCCGACGACAATGCGGACACCCTGCGCAAGCGGCTTGAGGTTTATCATCAACAGACGGCCCCGATCCTGCCGTATTACGGGACCAAGGGCTTGTTGAGCGTCGTTGACGGCACCTTGCCCATGGATGCCGTAACCCGCGAACTTGAGGGTATCCTCGAAGAGCGGTAA
- the rpsM gene encoding 30S ribosomal protein S13 encodes MARIAGVNIPSNKRVCVALTYIYGIGRTKAGEICERVGIAENRRVNNLSDDEVVRIRELIDAEFKVEGDLRREVAMNIKRIMDLGCYRGLRHRKGLPVRGQRTHTNARTRKGPAKPIAGKKK; translated from the coding sequence TTGGCGCGTATCGCTGGCGTTAATATCCCGTCCAACAAGCGGGTTTGTGTTGCCCTGACCTACATTTACGGCATTGGCCGGACGAAGGCGGGCGAAATTTGCGAACGGGTCGGCATTGCCGAAAACCGGCGCGTGAACAATCTGTCTGATGACGAAGTCGTGCGCATTCGTGAGCTGATCGACGCCGAGTTCAAGGTCGAAGGTGACCTGCGGCGTGAAGTGGCCATGAACATCAAGCGCATCATGGATCTGGGCTGCTACCGTGGCCTGCGTCACCGTAAGGGTCTGCCGGTTCGTGGCCAGCGCACCCACACCAATGCCCGTACCCGCAAGGGTCCGGCCAAGCCGATTGCCGGCAAGAAGAAGTAA
- the rpsK gene encoding 30S ribosomal protein S11 — MAKPAQRMRKRERKNITSGIAHVSASFNNTMITITDVQGNTISWSSAGAQGFKGSRKSTPYAAQVAAEDAGRKAQEHGMKTLEVMVKGPGSGRESALRALQAVGFQVSAIKDVTPIPHNGCRPRKRRRV; from the coding sequence ATGGCTAAGCCAGCTCAGAGAATGCGCAAGCGCGAGCGCAAGAATATCACGTCGGGCATCGCCCACGTCAGCGCGTCGTTCAATAACACCATGATTACCATCACCGACGTGCAGGGCAACACGATTTCGTGGTCCTCTGCCGGCGCCCAGGGCTTCAAGGGGTCGCGTAAGTCCACCCCCTATGCCGCGCAGGTGGCCGCCGAGGACGCCGGTCGCAAGGCTCAGGAACACGGCATGAAGACCCTTGAGGTCATGGTCAAGGGTCCGGGGTCGGGGCGTGAATCCGCTCTGCGCGCCTTGCAGGCGGTGGGCTTCCAGGTCAGCGCCATCAAGGACGTGACCCCCATTCCGCATAACGGCTGCCGGCCGCGTAAGCGCCGCCGCGTCTGA